DNA sequence from the Nicotiana tomentosiformis chromosome 3, ASM39032v3, whole genome shotgun sequence genome:
ATTTTACAGAATTTAACTTAcgcaaaatataaaaaatttcaatGAAGCGGATTGATTTGACCCCGCTTGACCCTATGTGGGTCCGCCCCTATCTCTAAGTATGTAAATATATCAAAAAGTTACATTCTCACGGTCTAAATTACAGTGATAAATTCATTTACCATAAcactaattttttttcttttgtgtgtGTGCGCCTCATTTAATTGTTATTCTGAAACACAAATTCATAGGTGGTGGGAAAAGGGTTCATATCTATTGTGTACGGGACACTAcctctatttcaatttatgtgaatctattttctttttaatccgtgccaaaaagaattaCCCCTTTccctatttgaaaacaatttagctttatataattatttattaCCACACAAAACATATGTacttcattttacaccacaagttcaaaaatattctcttttcttaaattccgtgcccagtcaaatgaatTCGCATAAATTGAAACTTAGGGACTAGTTCCATTAGACTGTAAGTCTAAGTGGTCGAGTTGGGACTTATGACAATGTTGAATAACTGGAAATTCCGGCTATTTGGCTCGAGTTCGGAAGCTCCACGTTAAATAGCAACATACAAAAGTCACAATTCTCAAGTAATTGAGTAGATTCCAAGTGCCCATTTGGCTTATGGAACTAAGCCAAAATGAACTAATATTAGCTGTTGTTGTATACAAAAGTCACAATTCTCAATTACACCAGACTTGGCCAGTCTTCACCAATCGTCAATGATAGGCTGGATCAGATTAAACAAATTTCAGCCCCCAAAACTTAGCAAATGCCTCTTCTGCTCAGCAGATCAATCAACAATTAATAATCTTACAACACAAAGCTGTAAAGCCTTGCAAAAGCATCTATTTTATGTTTCTTTTCAAATGGAAAATGAATAAACAATGACAAGATTAACAGAAGGCTTCAAAAACTCTTCTGAAGAAAATCATCATGTGAATGTTGCTATTCCAAACTTCTGAAAGCCATCTGCTTTCCACATTAACACCTAAGGGTGCATTACTGAACACATTAATGGATCCACAACGGCACCTCATTCCAAAGCAAATATGCATAGCATCTGAATTTTCTATGCATACTGAATTAGAGCTTTCAGTGGCCAGAAGATACAAGAACATTGTGCTCCTTTAGACGTTTTTGAAAATGAGCTAACTGGTTCTGCAACTGCAGGATGCCAGCAGCCTTTTGGGAAAGGATTGCATTTAATCGAGAAATATAATCATCCAGCTGGTTCCCTGGTAGATCTGCCTCAACTAATAGATTCATCTCCTGAAATTGTGAAACCACAGAATTCTCAATCCCCACGAATAACCAGCTAGCAAGCAAAATTCTCTCGTCTACAAGGTGACAAGCAAACGCGCAACCACGGAAACAGGTACTTGCCGGCACCCTTATGGGACTCCAAGATTGACATAAAGTAATTATAGAAACACTTTTCCAACTACGGACTTCAGATATAATCAGTATAATCACCATGAAACCATCAGAATACAAATCCACTTCAACTCCCATAGTGAAGGCCTAAAGCTATTGCTATTACCAAAAAACACCCTTTCAACACATGCAATAAGCAACCAAATTTATGTTCATCACATACCTCTTTAACAATGTCCATTGTTTCCTCCACTTGTTTCCGATGGGCATTCACAAGATCTTCCTCTTCCTGAAAAATTAAACATAAAGCGATCAGAGGCCCACTCAGGCTAAGTGAAACTTCTCAAATTTCCACAAAATTGATCCACCTTTAAGAGAGCATTCAGATCATCGTCCGAGTTTGAATACTTTGCCTCTGTTCTAGGTGGCTCCTTCCACTTTGTCTGAACATTTGTTCTCTTCATTTTATCTTCTGAATTGGAGATGCTGTAACTGTCAAGCTTCTCATTCTTCTTCCACATAGACTTCTCTTGTTCATAGAaatcttcatcatattcatctttaTCAGTTTGTTCAGGCCATGAATCACCTGTATCATCTTCAAATGTTGATGTAGAAGGTACAACTGCAGAAAAAGATAAATTTGTTGACTCCTTCAGATTCAATGTTGAGGATGAGACGTCCTTCTTTGAGTTGTTCCCTTTTGAGAGACTCTTCACCCTGAAATTTAAAGCAAAGTGCAAAGGTAAGACTATATGAATGCAGAAAGTAGTAGCTGGGGGAACAAAATCTAATTCAACAAATAATTACCTGTCGGCATATCTTAATGTATTTAAAGTATGCTCACAAGATCCTGCATTAGGGGAAATGCAAGATATCATAACAGTACGACTATTTCCAACAAAAGAGTCCCTCAGCACTTCAGTTAATTTACTGCCTCTAAAAGGAATGTGGTTTTGGTCATTGTCCAGCGCTCTAATGCATTCCTTCAGTGCCAGCAAACTTTTATTAATCTCTGCTCCTTCGATTCTGCATAACAGAAAACAAGTTAATAGGGTAGAACGAAAAGAATTTAACAGCAAAATTTTCTTAAAGGACAAAAAAGAGGCAGGAATTTATTAGATACACACCTGGTTTGCTTATCATTATCAGTAGTGTCTGCACCACGTTCACTTCCTGCAAGGTCTATGAAGGAGAGCTTTCCAATAACACGAGGAGGTTTCGATTCACTGCCATCAGCTGACCTCTTAACAGAAAGCTGGAGAATAGCATGTGATCTGGAAGATTCCTCATTGGCACCAGTGGTGCCAGTACTTCTAGTTGCATTTCCTCTGTCAATGAGCTCCTTAATCATCTCCACATCTGAGACTCTGTATTCTTGCAATCCAACTATACAAACTTGCTGTTTACCATCCTCTCTCATGCAAAGTTTCCTGCACAGAATTTGTTTCATTTATCCTCAGTCCAAAGCTACAACACTTAAATGTTGGAATATTCAGAACCACTTACTTCCGATCATTAAGGAGATCAAAGAGCTTTCCTCCATATATCTCAAAAAAGCTGAAAAACAATTGAAAGCCCTGGTTCCGGTAAGTATGATGAATGAGCCTCAAAAGATCCCTACATGCCCTCAGAGGTAGTGGTTTCATGGTATACGTTTTGCCACTTCCTAAATAAGCCAAAGACGAAAAGAAATTTAGGGGAAGTTCGTGTTTAGAAAATAGCAAGAAAACCAAGCTTCTTTGTATGATAAATGCAGAAAGTTGACACCAGATTTATTATGAAGAAAAAAAACTTGGAAGCACACTCAAAGACCTCTAGAAGAGGCTGCAAAATCTGCATATGACAAAATAAAAATTGACTAGGCATCGGTTGTTTCTTATACCTTGCACTTGAGATAGTGAACTGATATTGCTTACATGACCCAAAACAGACAGCCACTAACCATATTGAAATTCATGTCAAATGACTGGAAGACAAATTTTGAAGCTAATGCAAGCAGACATTTGAAAACTTAAGGCTATTATTATCAGCAATTGCATCATCAGAtgattaatattttcttatggttCTGAAGAAAAGTCGAATTTGCGTGAATGAAACACACTAGAAGACTTGCTATGACCTAGATCCCTGGAGAATGAGCATCTACCATTGCATGTAGGATGGCCCTTTTTCATTTATAAGTTAGGGTTTGCACATTCTGCAGGGCTGTGAGGTTTGAAGCCTCTAATCATGTTAAACTCACAATTATGTTATACCTAAATGACTTGTAACTTGAGAGGAATTGTTACAATAAGAGAATTTGAGTACAAAAACTTCATAGTAACCCAAATCCATCTACTCCCTCAATGTGCACCACTAGATGGTGTTTGACATATCCCGATTAATGTTCATGTGATCTTCAACTAATTGATAAAGGAGTTTGATCatcaaaataacaaagaaaagcCACAAATGATTACACAGGTGTAAAATATTATCACTAGCATCAATCAGTACAGAGGGTCTAAAGGCAACATCATCGAAAGTGTTCATAAGAAACTCACCCCGGATGAAAAGCGCATCTAGAGATTGGAAACCACTGATAATTGAGCAAATTGTTACAAGATCCAAATTCATTCAAACAACTATTCTTCACAGTTAGGCCAATCAACAGGAAAAGGAACTAGATGATATCAACAATGCTTGCACCAAGAGTAATAACGGTGAAAGATGAAAAATACTGATCAAGTGCAGGTTGCTTACCTGTTTGCCCATATGCAAAGCAAGTAGCTTTTGTGCGTTGGAAAATTATCGGGACAATGGGCTCTACTGTTTCATGGTATACCTAAGGAGACATGTGGCAGACCAAAGTTAACAAGGATCTGAATGCACTTAAGAGTTTGGGTCTGATGTAGAATCCTGTATTATATAATCACCTCATCATTTGAAACCTCCTCATTTAGCACAGCATCAAAGACAAACTCATGCTTCTCAACATACTGAGTCAAATCAACCTGTACATGAGTCAGGTGTAAGAACTCTTAATTCATAAAAGGGTTTTAGGGAAAATTTGGGCAAAGTGAAGCAACATGACATGGGAGGGAGATTTACAAAACACAAAGGGAACAATCATCATGGCAAACAATCAGATCTCAACATTCTTAATCTTACTGCATAAGTTTGGCATTCAAGAAAAATGAATTCCATCCGGCAACCATGGTTAACTGTTTGATAATAGTGATTTTCAGATTGCTGGTTACGAAAGTATTTGTTCTTGTCACCAGACTGTAGGTAAAGGGATAGGCATATTTAACTGCTAATACAGGATAAATCATTTGCATTTCCACAAACCTTGAGTTTAGTTTCATGAACTACTAGAGAGTTGAAACGTGTTTCAACGATGTCTTCCTCAGTCTTTGCCAATTCCTTTTTGTTTAGTGGTCGCTTACGCACCTGGAAGTAGATAATCATTAGAACAACAACTAGAACAAGCACTAACAACTTCTTTCACGTGTAATACACATGAAAGAAGGTTGACTCCTGTGCCAGAGAAAAGATACTGAAACCACATAATAAGGATTGTGTATATGCTGTATTCATTAACAAAATAAGTATTCTGCACTCTCTAAACTGAGAATAAAATGTTTAGACTCCAGAACCAGAAGTAATGGAGTTGAGGAAAACATACCACCACTTTGATCTTTGCAACATTGCTGGCCTTTTCTTTATCAACAGCAAAACTCTTAGAAACATTACTCTCTGGTAAGCCCCGAACTCGACCAGTTTGCTTGTTGTTTGCAAGGAATTGCTCCGAGTCATCAAAGCTTTTTGCTCGACCAAAATGATGCATGGAAGGAGCATCATACAAGCCAGCAACAGGCATCTATATATGGGAAGTCAACATACGAGAACTTGAAATCCAAACAAGGAAATACAGAGTTAAAACTacaaaatttcaatcaaaactaGTCTAACATTATGTAAATGATCTAATGGAAGGAACAAGGACCAAAATGACATACGTTTTTAACATACATCAAACTGCCGAAATCCAGATATATGTGGTTTAGGGTTTGACCAAAATGATGCTATAATAAAATGTAGCTCAAAGAGCCAAAGTGTGTCAACTTGGAGTTTCTAACGCCCAATTGCCACTGTAGTAACCGAAAATCAACAGGCAAAATGGCAACAACATCGGTGGCGTTGTAAAATAAGAACCTCTAATCATGTAAAACTTATAAAAGTGAACAAGAATTTTGTGGCACTGTAAAATGAGAAGCTCAAATCAAAAGCATATCATATAAAACTTACTAAAGCAGCAAAATAATTGCACATCTTGCACTGACATAACAATGGCGATATCCAATAGCATTATTAGAATAATTAGTTCATCCAATCCCCTTAAAATACGAATACAGAATCTGTAAACCAAACCTCAGGTAGAAGTTCAGTATCCAATGAGTGTAGATCTAAGAGTCCAGGACTGAACTCATTGGGAGATATTTCTTCATCACCGTTCCTCCGCTGGCTTGACTGTCGAGGATTACCCGGCGGCGTCAAAGGCTCCGCAAAGAGATCGCTTCCTCCGCTGTAAGTCCTCTGTGCACCTCTATATGTTCTCGAGCCTTGAGCTCCACCATAGTATCCATAATCCTATAACCGATAACAAAATCAAATGAAGAAAAACACTGGATTCTCAGATCTATGAGCTAGGGCAACAGTGAGCTTGAAAAACAAGGCAAAAAAATAGGAAAACAAAAAATGTAGAAAGTATCGGAAACCTGTGGAGGAGGAATAGAGGTATTTGAAGTTTGAAGATGTTGAAGACCAGCTGATTGAAGCCATCTGCCATTGGATGAGTTCTCCAGGAAGTTATCGGAGTATTGCCGCTGGTGATGCGCCGTCGACGTTCCAGATCTTTGCCGTCCTACTGCATTCATTTTTGTTTTCACTCTCTATTTACCGAACAGAAATCGTAACTCAATCTCCGATTAAAGCCGCTCTCTTCTTTTTCACACCTCCAGAAAATATCAATCAGCAGAAAGCCTCGatcttttctctattttttttatagaaaTCAATGGTTCGATAACCGGATTAGTTTCGCATTAAGAATAGAATGTGTGTCTGAGTGGTATCAGACAAATAGGAGGAGCGATTAAAGAGAGGGTTTGAAGTTAGAAGATGAAATGAAAGTTCAACGGTTCTGATTCATTTCACTGTTCAAATCTTTTCACCGTCAAAAGTACAAGTAAATCTGAATACATTTTCAAATATTTCCTCCGTTCCATTTTCATATTTGATTGAATATAAACTTTTTTTAAGAACTTTCTTTTTGAAACTTGTTATGAAATACATACCATAacgtttttataaaaaaattaaaattaaattgtTGTATaatgtttttaaaaataattaaaagaaaagtGTCACATTTTCCAACCAAAAGGGAGACGATTAATTAGAGACGCTCAAAAGAAGATTTTGAATTTTGAAGAGTGAAGTTGGCACGTGTGAGAGCGTCTTTGGGTTTGGGTTGGTTTGTGCAGGTGCATGAGCCGCTTGATGGGGCCCACtggtttttttgaattttgaggaTAACATCATCGCAACACCCACAACCTGCTCACATGGTGGGTTCCGTCGTTTTATGCATTAATTGGTCAGAGAGTTTTGTTTATATGGATTTAATTAATTATGGGTTAATATTTGACCAATTCGACCCGCCTTTGACTTGTATTCAAAATTACGTGCATGTCGGGTGGTGATTAGATTCCGACACATGTAAACGATCGACGGTGCATTTTAAATAAA
Encoded proteins:
- the LOC104105217 gene encoding kinesin-like protein KIN-13B, producing the protein MNAVGRQRSGTSTAHHQRQYSDNFLENSSNGRWLQSAGLQHLQTSNTSIPPPQDYGYYGGAQGSRTYRGAQRTYSGGSDLFAEPLTPPGNPRQSSQRRNGDEEISPNEFSPGLLDLHSLDTELLPEMPVAGLYDAPSMHHFGRAKSFDDSEQFLANNKQTGRVRGLPESNVSKSFAVDKEKASNVAKIKVVVRKRPLNKKELAKTEEDIVETRFNSLVVHETKLKVDLTQYVEKHEFVFDAVLNEEVSNDEVYHETVEPIVPIIFQRTKATCFAYGQTGSGKTYTMKPLPLRACRDLLRLIHHTYRNQGFQLFFSFFEIYGGKLFDLLNDRKKLCMREDGKQQVCIVGLQEYRVSDVEMIKELIDRGNATRSTGTTGANEESSRSHAILQLSVKRSADGSESKPPRVIGKLSFIDLAGSERGADTTDNDKQTRIEGAEINKSLLALKECIRALDNDQNHIPFRGSKLTEVLRDSFVGNSRTVMISCISPNAGSCEHTLNTLRYADRVKSLSKGNNSKKDVSSSTLNLKESTNLSFSAVVPSTSTFEDDTGDSWPEQTDKDEYDEDFYEQEKSMWKKNEKLDSYSISNSEDKMKRTNVQTKWKEPPRTEAKYSNSDDDLNALLKEEEDLVNAHRKQVEETMDIVKEEMNLLVEADLPGNQLDDYISRLNAILSQKAAGILQLQNQLAHFQKRLKEHNVLVSSGH